The Budorcas taxicolor isolate Tak-1 chromosome 2, Takin1.1, whole genome shotgun sequence nucleotide sequence gagaGCCGTAGACACAGACAGCTATTTCTCTAAATCTGTAAGCCTAAAGCAAGCTCTTACTTCTGAATCTTTTTTGGGCAACAGGAATAAAAATTGATGTTTCCCACTACTACTTATGTTGCCTTGGTATTGTGAAATCACAGAACTAAAGTACACAGGGCAACTTGATAAGATCACCCTTAAGAGCTCTGAGAAATTACCTTTAAATGAAGGGCTTAGCCCCTAGATTAACAAATGTTTTTTGTAGAACTGTCCCTTCTAGAGACTGACCTCAGTATATAGTCAAAAGAAAACTTCCATAAGGAGATCAGGGTTCTTATAAACGAACTTCACAAACCTCAGAACTGGCATTAACAGGATATATGTCTTGGAAATACTAAAGTACTTCACTTGGGAATCTCAAGGGGAAAAGCCCTCTGGAGTGGCTGCTCCTATAGATTTATCTAACCATCAGGCACATGTCCCCTCCTGTGCCAAGACCTCTCCCTCCCAGGAGTGCACTCCCTACAGaagcagagggaggagagggaagggccCTGGGGCACAGAATTCGAGCACCAGGTTAAAAGTAGTTTTGTCTTCTGACTTTGTCACCATGAAACGCACCTGCTGTGATGTCCAGTTGAGCTACTGGAGGTCCTCTGGCTGCTTCTGGAAAGTGATGCTGGCATAGGCGCTTAGATCCTCGCTGGAGCGGCTGGTGGGGCCGCTCTGACTACTGCCCAGAGGCTGATGAGGGGCCGGGAGTGGAGGAGGCTGCGGTTGAGGTGGGCGCTCTTGAGGGCGCTGTTTGAAGTCCTTGACCAAATCCAAGTCTATGTAGTTAAGACCATTCTCCAAACCCCCAGCGGCCCCGCACAGTTGGGCCAGCTCCTTGGGGGCTCCCCCAAGCTCCCCGGGCCTCAGCCACACGTTCTCGAAGGAAGCAGAGCTGTGGCGTTTGACATCCtcggcgctgctgctgctgccgccaccgCTGCCCGCGACGGCAGCCCCGGCTCCGAAGGGCACCGTGTTGCCCACCCGTGTGGCACTGGGCGTAGAGGAGAAGGTCTCAGAGCTGTGCCGCCTCCTGCACCCTTGCGGGTCGGCACGGATCACTTTGGCACTCTGGTTGCGGTTAGGACTGAGGTTCACCCGCGTGAAGGCGCTCGGACCCCCAAGCAGGGCCGAGCGGGCCGCCAGCTCCCCTGTTCCCGGAGGTGCagtggaggaaacagaggccGTCGAGGATGAGGAGGGAGCGTCCGCGGTGGCCCCGGGCAGGCTGGCATCCTCCACGACACCCGTCCGCATGTCGGCGTAGCTGATGGGCGCGACAGGTGAGGTGTCCACGTAGCTCTGCCGGGGACCGCCCATCTGCATGGTCATATAGTCGCCGCGGCTGCTGGGCACTGCCCTAGTCGGCCTGCACACGCTAGCAGCTCCAGGGGGCGCCGGGCCCACCCTGCCCGGCTGAACCCCCACGCTCTCCTGCCAGGTGGCCCTCCGGCCCGGCCCCAGGTCCATGTTCATATACTCTTCTGCGCCCGTCTCCTCCTCTCTGGGAGCTGGCTGGAGCTGGGACGGACACCTGATGGAAGGCGAGCTGTGGGATGCCACCGGGCCTGATAAGTAGCCTGGCTGATCGCTCCCAAATTCAATATTCACATACTCCCCTGGGCTCTTAGGCTCCGGAGGGAGCAGCAACGGGGGTGGCGGCTGCTGCTCTCGGGCCCGAGGTAAAGTGCTGGCCTTGGGATCCCCCAGAGACAGCCTCGTGGGCCGAGCCAGGCGGTTGTTGGTCTGGGCAGCTGTGTCCACCTTTCGAGGCAGATGGGCCTGAAGGACCTGATGATGGAGATGTGGGAGGCCAGGCTCTGGCCGAGCCCCACAATATCCCCCGCCCAGGCTGTCGCTGCTGGTGGACGAAGAGGAATCTTCTGCGGCCGCAGCGTAGAGGAGTCGACCGGAACTTGAGGAAAGGCGGAGGTGCTGGTGGTGCCGGGGCTCCTCCAGCTCCCCAGGGCGCTGGGTATGCTTGAAGGACCTTGGCAATGAGTAGTAGGAGAGGACGGGCTTGTGCTGGGGGTCCTCGGGGCCATAATAGCAGTCGGAGGGGCTGCTGGTGTTGGAGTCCCCAACGGGCGACATGTTCATGTAGTCACCTGTACAAGACAGGAGTTTGCCACTACCGCTCTCCACCGGAAGTTTGGGGTGTGGCAGGGCGTGAGAGTGGTGGCCCCCTACCCCGTTTGTCCAGAGCTTGCCATAGCTGCTCCCAGAAGGGGCGgcgccgctgctgctgccgccgctgctggGCCCACCTCCAATGTCAGGAGAGCAGCTGCCGCTTGGGGACATCATCATGTAGCCGTTGGGGTCCACTCTCTGGGGATGACGTCTAATGGGGTTGATGATCTGCTGCGGGGCAGACACGCTCTTAGGGCTCATGGGCATGTAGTCCCCACTGCCTTTCCGGCTGCCGGGCACTGGGGCCACCCCTGGGGACATGGGCATGTAGCCATCATCGGTGTGAAGGCTGGAGGTGTCTGGGCGGTGGTGGCCCACACGCCGCTCCAAGGGGTGCATTTCCAGACCCTCCTCTGGGTAGGAGTGGGTGGGCACAAAGGCAGAGTGCCGGTAGCTGGGTACTCGGCCTCCACTGCCACCTCCTGGTGGGTAGGCGGGCATCATTTCAGTATATTCCTCAATGGAAGCCACAGAGGACTGAGACGGGGTTTTCTGGTGGGAAATGGTAGGCGAGGTGCCCGCAGAATGAGTCCGCTTTCGGAACCGATTATCCAGATCTGCCGCACCGGCTGCTTCTTCTCCTGGCAGGGCTGGGCTTGTGCCCAAACCTGCGGCTGGCACGTAGCGGTGACCATTGCCACCCCGGGGCAAAATGTAGTGACCATTGGGGGCAGTGAGGGTGGAGGCCCCCTTGCCTCCCATGCAGATGTAGTTGCTCAGCTCTTCCTCACCCCGGGCGGGCGGGGTGTGGCCCAGGGAATCTGGGGTGACGCTGCGGAAGGAGCTTCGGAAATCGCAGGGACTGGAGCCATACTCATCGGAGGAGATGAAGCCGCCATCACTGGGGGAACCAGACACAGAAGCACTAGACCGCCGCGGGAAAAGGCAGTCTGAGGTGGAGCCGTGGCCACTCGTGCTGCTGGACGACAGACTGACGGGGCTGGTGGCGGAAGGCGAGCAGCGAGAAGAAGGCATGGGGATGGAGCGGCTGTGATTGAGAGGCGGGTGCAGCCGGGAGCTGCCTCGATGGCGGTGGGCGTGGGTCCTGTTGGTGCTAGGACTCACAGGACTGCCGTCCACTGAGGCAGGGCGAGACATGGTGCCTTCGCCATCACTGGAGGCACGCACGCGGAAGGAGCCCTGCTTCCCGCCCACCAAGCTGGCTGGGGAGGTGGCCGTGATGCTCTCGGTGCGCGAGCGGCGGGTCAGCCCCACCTGGCTGGGTGGAGGGTTGTTGAGGTGGTGCCTCCTCAGGGGCACACTAATGGGGTTGGAGCAGTTGGAGGAGGACTGGCTCTTGCTTCTAGGGCGGAACTCATCGCTCATGGCCCGCATGGCCTCCAGGATTGTCTCATGCATGTTCTGGGCCACCACGGAGTCGTCCACCTGCATCCAGAACTCCCCCGGGCCCGTCACTGCGGAACGGCCCACTTCGATGAAGAAGAAGTTCTCTGAGTGGCCACAGCGCCTGATGTTCATCAGCTGCAGCACCACGGCCGCCGCCTCCGAGTTCAGCTTCACGAAGCTGATGGTCTTGCTGGTCAGGCAGAGGCGGTAGATGCCGATCAGGTTCTTTGTCTGACCCAGGCCCTTGGGTTTCAGGATCACCTGCCAGACCTCCTTGAAGGCGGGTCCTGGGGGCACGTCCCCGTAGCTCAAGTCCTCCCCGGCCTCCCCGAGGCCGGAGCTGCCACTGCAGCTGCCCCCGCCGCCTCCCGCCCCAGGCGCCGCGGCCCCGTCGTGGTGGCCCTTGGCACGGTTGTGCAGCTGCAGGAGGGCCTGGTACCAGCTGTCCTGCTCGGCCTCGCTGTCTGCCGCGATGGCAAAGTGCTCGTCCCGGGTGTAGAGAGCCACCAGGTGCTTGTTCTTGGAGTCCGCCCGCTTGTTGATGTTGAAGCAGCTCTCCAGGGGGATCGAGCGTTTGGGGGCGCTCGACTTGTGCCGCCACTTCTTTTCGTTCTCGTAGTACTCGAGGCGCGCCGGACCCCCAGCCTCGCTGGCCGCCCGCAGCACGAAGAATCGCTTGTGCATGCTCTTGGGTTTGCGCAGGTAGCCCACCTTGCGCACGTCCGAGAAGCCGTCCGTCTCCGGAGGGCTCGCcatgctgccgccgccgccgagcAGAGGGAGGCGCTGAAAAACAACCGAGTGGGGGGCGGAGGCTCCTAGCCGCGGCCCCGCACATGCAAACAGGGCTAGAGGAGGCAGAAACCCCGACTCCGAAATCCACGCCGCCCTCTGCGCCGGGGAGGGGCGGTCGAGGGAGGACGCAGCAGCTGCGCCAAGGAGATAGCCCCGACCTGAGTTTACTGGCGTGTTATGCCCTGGGGGAGAGGCAACGCGTCCGGCGCGAGTGCAGCCCGTATCCCCCGAGAGCCAAGTCTCTTCTCAGCCGCCGCGGTCGGGAAGAAGCTAAGATGCATCTCTCGCCGCCGGGGCCAGAGTCCGGCGCTGGCAGGCGGCGgcccgggcgggcgggcggggtgtgtgtgtgtgtgtgtgtgtgtgggtcctCGCCTGGCCCCTCCAGCCGCGCGCGCGCGCCTTCCCTCCGGAGTTCCTCTCTGGAAGTAGCGATTCCCGAGGCAAATTAAATATCCTTGGGCAGGGGGAGGCGAGCTGCCAAGTCCCAACGTTGCACGGggttctccctcctcctcctccttcgcctcttcctccgcctcctcccaccccccgaCCGTCCCCGCCGCCACCAGCCGCCCAAATACCAGCTCAATCGCGGAGACCGCGGCGCTGcggctgttgctgttgctgccgCAGCCCGCGGACGCGTCCTCTGCAGCCCCCGATCGGGCCCATGTCGGCGGGCGGAGAAAGTGGCTTTTCCACGCGAAACGCGACTAGGCAGCCTGGGGAGCTGGGGGCGCGCCGAAGGGACAGGCTCATCCCTGCCCCTCGCTCCAGTCGGccggggaagaggggaggggacgAGGGCGGGAGGcgaaggcggggggggggggggggtcggggGTGCGAGGGGGAGGCTGGGGAAGGAGTCGGGGGAAGACGCCT carries:
- the IRS1 gene encoding insulin receptor substrate 1 gives rise to the protein MASPPETDGFSDVRKVGYLRKPKSMHKRFFVLRAASEAGGPARLEYYENEKKWRHKSSAPKRSIPLESCFNINKRADSKNKHLVALYTRDEHFAIAADSEAEQDSWYQALLQLHNRAKGHHDGAAAPGAGGGGGSCSGSSGLGEAGEDLSYGDVPPGPAFKEVWQVILKPKGLGQTKNLIGIYRLCLTSKTISFVKLNSEAAAVVLQLMNIRRCGHSENFFFIEVGRSAVTGPGEFWMQVDDSVVAQNMHETILEAMRAMSDEFRPRSKSQSSSNCSNPISVPLRRHHLNNPPPSQVGLTRRSRTESITATSPASLVGGKQGSFRVRASSDGEGTMSRPASVDGSPVSPSTNRTHAHRHRGSSRLHPPLNHSRSIPMPSSRCSPSATSPVSLSSSSTSGHGSTSDCLFPRRSSASVSGSPSDGGFISSDEYGSSPCDFRSSFRSVTPDSLGHTPPARGEEELSNYICMGGKGASTLTAPNGHYILPRGGNGHRYVPAAGLGTSPALPGEEAAGAADLDNRFRKRTHSAGTSPTISHQKTPSQSSVASIEEYTEMMPAYPPGGGSGGRVPSYRHSAFVPTHSYPEEGLEMHPLERRVGHHRPDTSSLHTDDGYMPMSPGVAPVPGSRKGSGDYMPMSPKSVSAPQQIINPIRRHPQRVDPNGYMMMSPSGSCSPDIGGGPSSGGSSSGAAPSGSSYGKLWTNGVGGHHSHALPHPKLPVESGSGKLLSCTGDYMNMSPVGDSNTSSPSDCYYGPEDPQHKPVLSYYSLPRSFKHTQRPGELEEPRHHQHLRLSSSSGRLLYAAAAEDSSSSTSSDSLGGGYCGARPEPGLPHLHHQVLQAHLPRKVDTAAQTNNRLARPTRLSLGDPKASTLPRAREQQPPPPLLLPPEPKSPGEYVNIEFGSDQPGYLSGPVASHSSPSIRCPSQLQPAPREEETGAEEYMNMDLGPGRRATWQESVGVQPGRVGPAPPGAASVCRPTRAVPSSRGDYMTMQMGGPRQSYVDTSPVAPISYADMRTGVVEDASLPGATADAPSSSSTASVSSTAPPGTGELAARSALLGGPSAFTRVNLSPNRNQSAKVIRADPQGCRRRHSSETFSSTPSATRVGNTVPFGAGAAVAGSGGGSSSSAEDVKRHSSASFENVWLRPGELGGAPKELAQLCGAAGGLENGLNYIDLDLVKDFKQRPQERPPQPQPPPLPAPHQPLGSSQSGPTSRSSEDLSAYASITFQKQPEDLQ